In one window of Leptospira sp. GIMC2001 DNA:
- a CDS encoding SOS response-associated peptidase: protein MCGRFVRNDQDSLFGEYLPRDTLQAWKQKPFAPRYNISPGTVVEAFHHDGKSPNLEFFTWGLLPSWSKDQLGQRYSNARIETIAEKPSFKGPYLRRRCLIQAEGYYEWQTIGKDKIPFYIHKPDGKSLALGGIWDIWAGKDGSEEFTLSLITRNANKSVSNIHDRMPLVIPENLYLDWLDPSLNLREIQRCADSQKDILLKSYEVSRLVNSTQADSPSLINPFENEKQGSLFS from the coding sequence ATGTGCGGAAGATTTGTTCGAAATGACCAAGATAGTTTATTTGGAGAATATTTGCCTAGAGATACTTTGCAAGCCTGGAAACAAAAGCCATTTGCTCCAAGATACAATATTTCTCCTGGCACTGTTGTGGAAGCATTTCATCACGATGGCAAATCACCCAATTTAGAATTTTTTACCTGGGGACTTCTTCCTAGTTGGAGTAAGGATCAATTGGGCCAGAGATATTCTAATGCACGAATAGAAACCATTGCAGAAAAACCTAGCTTCAAAGGTCCTTATCTCAGAAGACGTTGCCTTATCCAAGCAGAAGGCTACTATGAATGGCAAACTATTGGAAAAGACAAAATTCCTTTTTACATTCATAAGCCAGATGGCAAGTCCTTAGCTCTTGGAGGAATTTGGGATATCTGGGCTGGTAAGGATGGATCAGAAGAGTTCACTTTGTCCCTTATCACTCGAAATGCAAATAAATCTGTATCAAATATCCATGATCGTATGCCTCTTGTTATACCAGAAAATTTATATTTAGATTGGCTGGATCCAAGTCTCAACCTTCGAGAGATTCAAAGATGTGCTGATTCGCAAAAAGATATACTTCTTAAATCCTATGAGGTATCCAGGCTCGTAAATTCAACTCAAGCAGATTCCCCGTCACTCATAAATCCGTTTGAGAATGAGAAACAAGGTAGTTTATTTTCTTAA
- a CDS encoding beta-propeller fold lactonase family protein, with the protein MKFTVRFDSLKFSKIIVIFLLIFFCSSCFMHPLWKPYFFPEKDDTLQPYLFGLIPGNGSGNEARITSLSKSSGVEGETITIEGANFSSNSQENKVRFSGSVEAEIVSGNDSSLTVQIPPGAKSGIISVETPLGSTQSEGAFTVYRYFISFSTNSNSEVYALNLLNGEITSIPGSPFSLVIEQGPKFTLNGKFAFSGGFGGLTQLTSYSVNPENGKLTVLNANAGSTTQNPVFFAFHPSGKFLYVSSNATGAAVAAFGLDQETGSLAKIADYTGCGGCNLNHIATTPNGKFLYVNANSGGEPIIGFSIDQTNGALTRLADTTGEPNMDALMIDSTSKYLYSVAAANIIIGKNIDQTTGALANILGNPFAGTANNFRAAIHPSGKYLYTVNIGNRQLAKHDISSADGSLSAANSILQFGAPGSSLQFVRLDPTGSYGFVSNHDGAQGYFFQFRVDPDSGVPSLMNSGNGISTPGGVPTVPEPFRVAQ; encoded by the coding sequence GTGAAATTTACCGTCCGTTTCGATTCCTTAAAATTTAGTAAAATTATAGTTATATTTTTATTAATTTTCTTTTGCTCTTCTTGTTTTATGCATCCTTTGTGGAAGCCTTACTTTTTTCCTGAAAAAGATGATACATTACAGCCTTATTTATTCGGGCTGATTCCAGGAAATGGAAGTGGAAACGAAGCAAGGATAACTTCACTCTCGAAGTCTTCCGGCGTGGAAGGAGAAACAATTACCATTGAGGGTGCAAATTTTTCCTCCAATTCTCAAGAAAACAAGGTTCGCTTCTCTGGTTCAGTTGAAGCAGAAATTGTCTCTGGAAATGATTCAAGCCTCACAGTGCAAATTCCGCCAGGTGCAAAATCGGGAATCATCTCCGTCGAAACTCCGTTAGGATCTACACAAAGTGAAGGAGCCTTTACAGTTTATCGCTATTTTATAAGCTTTTCCACAAATTCGAATTCGGAAGTCTACGCTCTGAATTTACTGAATGGGGAAATCACTTCAATTCCTGGTTCTCCGTTCTCCTTGGTTATAGAACAAGGGCCAAAGTTTACTTTGAACGGTAAGTTTGCCTTCTCTGGCGGATTTGGTGGATTAACGCAATTAACAAGTTATTCTGTAAATCCTGAAAATGGAAAATTGACAGTACTGAATGCAAATGCAGGTTCGACTACGCAGAATCCCGTTTTTTTCGCTTTCCATCCATCTGGCAAATTTCTTTATGTTTCCAGTAATGCAACGGGAGCTGCTGTAGCGGCATTCGGCTTGGATCAAGAAACAGGATCTCTTGCAAAAATCGCAGATTATACGGGCTGTGGTGGTTGTAATTTAAATCATATAGCCACAACTCCAAACGGGAAATTTCTTTATGTAAATGCTAATAGCGGGGGTGAGCCAATTATTGGCTTTTCAATTGATCAAACTAATGGTGCACTTACACGTTTAGCAGATACAACAGGAGAGCCGAATATGGATGCCTTAATGATTGATTCCACATCTAAATATTTATATTCTGTTGCCGCGGCAAATATTATAATTGGCAAAAATATTGACCAAACAACAGGAGCCCTCGCTAACATTTTGGGTAATCCCTTTGCAGGTACAGCAAATAACTTTCGAGCAGCTATACATCCTTCTGGAAAATATCTTTATACTGTGAACATTGGAAATCGACAATTAGCAAAACACGATATATCATCAGCCGATGGATCTCTTTCGGCGGCAAATTCGATTTTACAATTCGGTGCACCTGGGTCAAGTTTACAATTTGTAAGATTGGATCCTACAGGGTCATACGGGTTTGTGAGCAATCATGACGGAGCTCAAGGTTATTTTTTTCAGTTTAGAGTTGATCCTGATTCAGGTGTACCTAGCTTAATGAATTCTGGTAACGGCATCTCAACTCCAGGTGGTGTTCCCACTGTGCCAGAACCTTTTCGAGTTGCACAATAG
- a CDS encoding LA_0442/LA_0875 N-terminal domain-containing protein has protein sequence MKFHFLIFISIISSFAIRAEVILLKSGKYLSGKVSSIDSNKVIFQNQKGEQLTLEKSNVDKIIYKDGSDLYEIIEMEKQKLKIEFENEKSKIREEEKLKYEKNLETESVKTSNETQLNGELASPERSFTTSNIFYSPGGNAILLAGPNGTCSIEAEKKQWFAIFGSIPINRIDSKDLFPSKGEYRVHLKATALDVVVTIFIGFFTTITVRTVVVEKCKSLTLNLLDVEEYIASHKYKYMQFAESDQKIRIYDIPIQSESFR, from the coding sequence ATGAAATTTCATTTTCTGATATTCATATCAATTATATCTAGTTTTGCTATTCGGGCAGAAGTAATCCTTCTTAAATCGGGAAAATATTTATCTGGGAAGGTATCCAGTATCGACTCAAATAAAGTAATTTTCCAAAATCAAAAAGGAGAACAATTAACTCTCGAGAAAAGCAATGTTGATAAAATTATCTATAAAGATGGAAGTGATCTATATGAAATTATCGAAATGGAGAAGCAAAAACTCAAGATAGAATTTGAAAATGAAAAATCGAAAATTCGTGAAGAAGAAAAACTAAAGTATGAAAAGAATCTGGAAACCGAATCTGTAAAGACATCCAATGAGACTCAATTGAATGGAGAGTTAGCAAGCCCAGAGAGATCTTTCACTACTTCAAATATTTTTTATTCACCTGGAGGCAATGCAATTCTTCTTGCCGGCCCGAATGGAACCTGCAGTATTGAAGCTGAAAAAAAACAATGGTTTGCTATCTTTGGAAGCATCCCGATCAATCGAATCGATTCGAAAGATCTTTTTCCTTCTAAAGGGGAATACCGTGTTCACCTCAAAGCAACCGCCTTGGACGTCGTAGTCACAATATTTATAGGTTTTTTTACAACAATTACAGTGAGAACAGTTGTAGTTGAAAAATGTAAATCCCTCACTCTTAACTTGTTAGATGTAGAAGAATACATCGCATCACATAAATATAAGTATATGCAGTTTGCAGAATCTGATCAAAAAATTCGAATCTACGATATTCCAATTCAATCCGAGAGTTTTAGGTAG
- a CDS encoding M23 family metallopeptidase, producing MFGKDFLPNLKAEDSQSFKFIWPIATEKISERVTSVFGESRWDHFHNGLDIASFYEPVIAIGDGKLLYSRYSADDPFREEWGSGDTVWIDHGEGAYSAYYHLNPGRKKFIDLNIKKGQEIGTTGNTGHSSGGHLHFVLTLDYGQKIINPLIFLPKIEDETPPSIGGLSIHVGERYTNINSGDTINLSKEFPFTVQIMDSGVRSSQRFGVESVQFKLNGKLIKDSKFKFIRFENGVWVNDASLTFTDLFMKDRYFIGNLALPSGEHTIEVTAIDFHGNAAVKTFLFYVTRI from the coding sequence ATGTTTGGCAAGGATTTTTTACCAAATTTAAAGGCAGAAGATTCCCAATCTTTTAAATTTATCTGGCCAATTGCCACAGAAAAAATCTCTGAACGCGTAACATCGGTATTTGGTGAATCAAGGTGGGACCATTTTCACAATGGATTAGATATTGCCTCATTTTATGAGCCGGTTATTGCAATAGGTGATGGCAAATTATTGTATTCTCGATATTCAGCCGATGATCCGTTCCGAGAAGAATGGGGATCTGGCGATACAGTTTGGATTGATCATGGAGAAGGTGCCTATTCTGCATATTACCATCTCAATCCAGGTCGCAAGAAATTTATAGACTTGAACATTAAGAAAGGCCAAGAAATTGGAACTACCGGTAATACGGGACATTCTAGCGGTGGTCATTTGCATTTTGTTCTAACTCTCGACTATGGTCAAAAAATTATCAATCCACTGATTTTTTTGCCAAAGATAGAAGACGAAACTCCGCCTTCCATTGGTGGATTATCCATACATGTCGGTGAGAGATATACAAATATCAATTCAGGTGATACCATAAATCTATCCAAGGAATTTCCATTCACTGTGCAAATTATGGATAGTGGAGTTCGGTCAAGCCAGAGATTTGGAGTTGAGTCTGTACAGTTCAAATTGAACGGCAAACTGATTAAGGACAGTAAGTTCAAATTCATCCGATTTGAAAATGGCGTCTGGGTTAACGATGCTTCCTTAACTTTTACGGATCTATTCATGAAAGACCGTTATTTTATTGGAAACCTTGCTCTGCCTTCTGGTGAGCACACAATCGAAGTTACAGCAATCGATTTCCATGGAAATGCTGCCGTCAAAACTTTCTTATTCTATGTTACTCGGATTTAA
- a CDS encoding RNA polymerase sigma factor, with protein sequence MSILAMQKTLNKEDILTLVASAGKGNPEAIKEFFDIYSEDIYNFPIRVFHLSEDDAGDFYIYAFERLKTGKRLQSFSGKSTFKTWFFSVLRNLLIDWKRTRKEVKIQSINKVNQEGKEYNTIEDEPDRLIDLKRDAQDFSESFYNTLKEIRLDNRVVFKLSYIYYLQLDPEEIQFIIDKSGMNLDELKAWIMRVRSELSEKEDDNQKMEDKITSIYLNILDLKEQKKLIDNTAASTSNLPDIDRLGQSLKKKYEQRKKLIDKRQKGHFLAKTPYREVSNILGISEGGVSVTLIRVIEKLQKKINFEEFT encoded by the coding sequence ATGTCCATACTTGCAATGCAAAAAACTTTAAATAAAGAAGACATTTTGACTCTAGTTGCCTCAGCCGGTAAAGGGAATCCAGAAGCAATAAAAGAATTTTTTGATATATATTCCGAAGATATTTACAATTTTCCGATCCGAGTTTTTCACTTATCAGAAGATGACGCTGGTGATTTCTATATTTATGCTTTTGAAAGATTGAAAACTGGGAAGAGACTCCAAAGCTTTAGTGGAAAGTCAACATTCAAGACCTGGTTTTTTTCTGTATTGCGAAATCTTCTCATCGATTGGAAGAGAACTCGCAAAGAAGTAAAGATTCAATCCATTAACAAAGTCAACCAAGAAGGCAAAGAATACAATACAATTGAAGATGAACCTGACCGACTAATAGACCTTAAGCGGGATGCACAAGATTTTTCGGAAAGCTTTTATAATACTTTAAAAGAGATTCGTCTAGACAATCGAGTTGTTTTCAAATTGTCATATATTTATTATCTTCAGTTAGATCCTGAAGAGATCCAATTTATCATAGATAAGTCCGGGATGAATCTTGATGAATTAAAAGCGTGGATCATGAGAGTTCGCTCTGAACTATCTGAGAAAGAAGATGATAATCAAAAGATGGAAGACAAAATCACTTCGATCTATTTAAACATTTTGGATCTAAAAGAACAAAAAAAACTTATCGATAACACAGCTGCAAGCACAAGTAACCTTCCAGACATCGATCGATTGGGTCAATCGCTCAAGAAGAAATACGAACAGCGTAAGAAATTGATAGATAAAAGGCAAAAAGGTCATTTTCTTGCCAAAACTCCTTATAGAGAAGTCTCCAATATACTTGGAATCTCGGAAGGTGGAGTAAGTGTAACTTTAATCCGAGTGATAGAAAAGTTACAAAAAAAAATAAATTTTGAGGAATTTACTTAG
- a CDS encoding CHAT domain-containing protein, translating to MINLIIDRVGNVNVFNVLDGNTPSGESHLQSVIDDDLIMEFNSEIENLFRVSNALQNTSNKKAVLNTDILNELKVLGETFFYQFFPKEIVERLKLATDKSIHFNIDPKLASIPWELFHDGNCFLADKFRIGKTIRGGFHTKPDPGKEKLKMLIIADPTEDLVWAQKEGEELFRILTEKVSPSRLELEFIGGKQVNKLKLLSLIKDKNIIHYCGHLIFSDDPLENGWLLSGGKILKSREIKNSGISTDIVFSNSCVSSKSVQGKINTNIMNNFAGSFLMSGIKTFIGTNWEILDNENTLDFTIRFYTYLFSDKTIGESLFMTREYARRNYDTSDLTWANYSLYGNPDFTILQDPEEDPSTQKIINPSFIMNFYPTPIANSYQRFMNSQRENLTLQEQLVYLIRCFEEFSKVLGTIIFSDHKFHSLGKIFPENPDDSISISKWWDLIYACLWDFRKLKITPHLESVIDVLNSNREVIQKILNWTTLYQEGKIDKDSWESYLITYQYFYENLLVELEEFEKINIFLVSENSNHHYIFRGVRPESSLITAPMVKQDYVGQQIEKYRGNLVVLNEKKKILIPLFANIIDNQEKGELELSYPGFGNLDLGSSGLLAK from the coding sequence ATGATCAACCTGATCATAGATCGAGTCGGAAATGTAAACGTATTCAACGTCCTAGATGGAAATACGCCCAGCGGAGAATCCCATCTTCAGTCTGTCATTGATGATGATCTCATCATGGAATTCAATTCCGAAATAGAGAATCTGTTTCGCGTATCCAATGCTCTTCAGAACACTTCGAACAAGAAAGCCGTTCTCAATACCGATATTTTAAATGAATTAAAAGTTCTAGGTGAGACATTTTTTTATCAATTTTTTCCAAAAGAAATTGTAGAGAGACTCAAGCTCGCAACAGACAAAAGTATTCATTTCAATATTGATCCAAAACTTGCATCCATTCCTTGGGAACTTTTTCATGATGGGAACTGCTTTCTCGCTGATAAATTTAGAATCGGTAAAACAATTCGAGGTGGATTTCATACTAAGCCCGATCCTGGCAAAGAAAAATTAAAAATGCTAATCATAGCAGATCCAACAGAAGATTTGGTTTGGGCACAAAAAGAAGGCGAAGAATTATTTCGTATTCTCACCGAAAAAGTTTCTCCGTCAAGACTTGAACTTGAATTCATTGGCGGTAAACAAGTCAACAAACTCAAGCTGCTATCTCTCATCAAAGATAAGAATATTATTCATTATTGTGGTCATTTGATTTTTTCGGATGATCCTCTCGAGAATGGATGGCTTCTCTCTGGTGGCAAAATTCTAAAATCTCGTGAAATAAAAAATAGTGGAATCTCAACAGATATCGTCTTTAGCAATTCTTGCGTGTCTTCTAAGTCTGTTCAAGGCAAAATCAATACCAATATTATGAATAATTTTGCTGGGTCTTTTCTAATGTCTGGTATCAAAACTTTTATCGGAACGAACTGGGAGATTTTGGATAACGAGAATACTTTAGATTTTACGATTCGATTTTATACCTATTTATTTAGCGATAAAACAATAGGTGAATCCTTATTCATGACTCGTGAATATGCCAGAAGAAATTATGATACGAGTGACCTAACTTGGGCTAACTATTCGTTGTATGGGAATCCAGATTTTACTATTCTTCAGGATCCAGAAGAAGATCCTTCAACTCAGAAAATCATTAACCCATCTTTTATTATGAATTTCTATCCAACTCCAATCGCCAATTCCTATCAGCGATTCATGAATTCACAGCGGGAGAATCTTACATTACAAGAACAATTGGTTTACTTGATTCGATGCTTTGAAGAATTTTCGAAAGTTCTTGGTACAATTATTTTTAGTGATCATAAATTCCATTCACTTGGCAAGATATTTCCAGAGAATCCGGATGATTCAATTTCTATTTCGAAATGGTGGGATCTCATTTATGCCTGTTTATGGGATTTTCGAAAGCTCAAAATCACACCTCACTTAGAATCGGTGATTGACGTGTTAAACTCGAACCGCGAAGTCATTCAGAAAATTCTCAATTGGACAACTCTTTATCAAGAAGGAAAAATCGATAAAGACTCTTGGGAAAGCTATCTCATCACATACCAATACTTTTATGAGAATTTATTGGTGGAGCTAGAGGAATTTGAGAAGATCAATATCTTTCTTGTGTCCGAGAATTCCAATCACCACTATATTTTCCGCGGTGTTCGTCCAGAAAGTTCTCTGATCACAGCTCCAATGGTGAAGCAAGATTATGTTGGTCAACAAATAGAAAAATACAGAGGCAATCTTGTGGTTTTGAATGAGAAAAAGAAAATTCTAATTCCACTTTTTGCAAATATCATTGATAATCAAGAAAAAGGGGAATTGGAACTCTCCTACCCAGGTTTTGGCAATCTCGATCTTGGTTCGAGTGGTCTCCTAGCGAAATAA
- a CDS encoding phasin-related domain-containing protein: MEKELKDGLNFILGAVSKVKEEFDGGFQGLQSSLQSLVEKGAQDNSELSVNVRKYAQEGIKTIQSVIPTSAK; this comes from the coding sequence ATGGAAAAAGAACTAAAAGACGGGTTGAATTTTATTCTCGGAGCAGTTTCTAAAGTAAAAGAAGAATTTGATGGTGGATTTCAAGGTCTACAATCTAGCCTTCAATCTCTTGTAGAAAAAGGCGCTCAAGACAATAGTGAATTGTCTGTAAATGTTAGAAAATACGCACAAGAAGGTATCAAAACCATCCAGTCCGTAATTCCTACTTCAGCTAAATAA
- the mtnA gene encoding S-methyl-5-thioribose-1-phosphate isomerase has protein sequence MPSSLKPILWENPTLRLLDQRLIPMQKSYIQTKDLADVITAIQEMAVRGAPAIAISGSFGLFMEFQKFTAAPPYSKIRAICERLQNSRPTAVNLSRMISDFLNEFTEQNVRNSDWKEILDGMEKFAQRQYDMDLKSNLQIGQNALSLFEGKNKKLNIITHCNTGALATAGHGTALGIIRSLRDAGFEVTVYADETRPYLQGSRLTAFEMMEEGIPCYIITDGMPAWLMNDRHIDAVIVGCDRIARNGDTANKIGTCGLAMIAREFKVPFYVAGTKDSFDQKSSDGSQIEIEMRNPMEVTQLNFLKNSQGENLIPAGIIAPASAKALNPSFDITPARFITKIITEIGIFDPGEQKID, from the coding sequence ATGCCTTCAAGCCTAAAACCGATTCTTTGGGAAAATCCAACACTCAGACTTTTAGATCAACGTTTGATTCCTATGCAGAAATCTTATATCCAAACAAAAGATCTAGCTGATGTCATTACTGCGATCCAAGAAATGGCAGTTCGAGGAGCTCCCGCAATTGCAATTTCTGGAAGTTTCGGTCTTTTTATGGAGTTCCAGAAATTCACAGCTGCTCCGCCTTACTCTAAGATTCGTGCAATCTGCGAAAGGCTACAAAATTCAAGACCCACAGCCGTTAACTTAAGCCGAATGATCAGTGATTTCTTAAATGAGTTTACAGAACAAAACGTACGGAATTCAGATTGGAAAGAAATTCTTGATGGAATGGAAAAATTTGCTCAGAGACAATATGATATGGATCTGAAATCCAATTTACAAATCGGACAGAATGCACTCAGTCTTTTCGAAGGTAAAAATAAAAAACTCAATATCATCACTCATTGCAATACAGGAGCTCTTGCAACAGCAGGACATGGAACTGCTCTTGGAATCATACGTAGTCTGAGAGATGCTGGTTTCGAAGTTACAGTTTATGCGGATGAGACGAGACCTTATCTACAAGGTTCAAGACTTACTGCTTTTGAAATGATGGAAGAAGGTATACCATGCTATATCATAACGGACGGAATGCCCGCTTGGCTTATGAATGATCGACATATTGACGCGGTGATCGTTGGTTGTGATCGTATTGCAAGAAATGGAGATACCGCGAACAAAATTGGAACTTGCGGACTTGCCATGATTGCACGAGAATTCAAAGTTCCATTTTATGTAGCTGGAACCAAAGATAGTTTTGATCAGAAGTCATCTGATGGCAGCCAGATAGAAATTGAAATGAGAAATCCAATGGAAGTCACTCAGCTGAATTTTTTGAAAAATTCACAAGGTGAGAATCTCATTCCAGCAGGAATTATAGCACCAGCTTCTGCCAAAGCTCTAAACCCATCCTTCGATATTACACCCGCAAGATTCATCACCAAAATCATAACTGAGATTGGGATTTTTGATCCGGGAGAACAAAAAATCGACTAA
- a CDS encoding DUF1853 family protein produces the protein MSKEDDSRIRKLRQDLVWILDSPSLISNQYFPSDILLFQNTDFLFQELRSEIFSNLDSILSNSKAVLKFFEERKTKRLGRYYETLWEFLFQESENWDLLGRGIPVRSNDSETLGEFDFLLYHIKSNQYIHLEVAIKFYLRLHREILASSYVGPSFNDRLDLKLKKLTKQSILTRNPEAKKYLDPILGSSNQYFHPYILVQGILFYPNNDYKFYEDSSSVPACVNEVHLRSKYIFFRELKSMHSFGSKYILDPRLDWLSDPLESDWKDAMNFSTLLNRLDEFFANRNESVFVSKRNLLHSVSRFFVLPDQKSQSQL, from the coding sequence ATGTCGAAGGAAGATGATTCTAGAATAAGAAAACTTCGCCAGGATCTAGTTTGGATCCTGGACTCTCCTTCACTCATATCTAATCAATATTTTCCATCAGATATCCTACTCTTTCAGAATACAGATTTTCTATTCCAAGAGTTGCGAAGTGAAATATTCAGCAATTTAGATTCAATTCTTTCTAATTCAAAAGCCGTTTTGAAATTTTTCGAAGAACGTAAGACCAAGCGTTTAGGTCGTTACTATGAGACTCTTTGGGAATTTCTTTTCCAAGAATCAGAAAACTGGGATCTATTGGGAAGGGGAATTCCTGTTCGATCGAATGATTCAGAAACCCTCGGTGAATTTGACTTTTTATTGTACCATATAAAATCCAATCAGTACATACATCTTGAAGTGGCGATCAAGTTTTACTTAAGATTGCACAGAGAAATTCTTGCTTCCTCCTACGTTGGACCAAGCTTCAATGATCGCCTAGATCTCAAATTAAAAAAGCTTACAAAACAATCGATACTCACAAGAAATCCCGAGGCCAAAAAATATCTAGATCCGATTTTGGGTTCCTCTAATCAGTATTTTCATCCTTATATATTAGTGCAAGGAATCTTGTTCTATCCTAACAACGATTATAAATTTTATGAAGATTCAAGCAGTGTCCCTGCATGTGTTAACGAAGTTCATTTAAGATCCAAGTATATATTCTTTCGAGAACTAAAGTCTATGCATAGCTTTGGTTCTAAGTATATTTTAGATCCAAGACTCGACTGGTTATCTGATCCGCTTGAATCTGATTGGAAAGATGCAATGAATTTTTCTACTTTGCTCAATCGATTGGATGAGTTTTTTGCAAATAGAAATGAATCAGTATTTGTATCTAAACGGAATCTCTTACACTCTGTTAGTCGATTTTTTGTTCTCCCGGATCAAAAATCCCAATCTCAGTTATGA
- the lmtA gene encoding lipid A Kdo2 1-phosphate O-methyltransferase: MALIEEFDKQGNFLFRWRTYVPGVILISAIAVLPTVEYWGGNYDTNVLYTLGCFIVSLFGLFIRCLTIGITPARTSGRNTKEQVADVVNQTGIYSTVRHPLYLGNFFMYLGAVFLTQSIFFSALYVLFFYLYYERIMFAEEFFLRNKFTKGYLDWANSTPAFIPSFKNYKKASLPFSFRNIIKREYPGLFGLVVVFTLFDIAILYFNETGRFAAGFFEALRIEQIVFFLIGLAFYIVVRLIVKTTKWLHVEGR; encoded by the coding sequence ATGGCATTAATTGAAGAATTTGACAAACAAGGTAATTTTCTTTTTCGTTGGAGAACTTATGTTCCAGGAGTTATCTTAATCAGTGCAATAGCTGTTTTACCAACTGTTGAATATTGGGGTGGGAACTATGATACGAATGTTTTGTATACACTAGGCTGCTTTATTGTCAGTTTATTTGGATTGTTCATTCGCTGCTTAACAATCGGAATAACACCAGCAAGAACTTCAGGAAGAAATACGAAAGAACAAGTCGCGGATGTTGTCAATCAGACTGGAATCTATTCAACCGTTCGTCATCCTCTTTATCTTGGGAATTTTTTCATGTATCTGGGCGCGGTTTTTTTGACGCAGTCAATTTTTTTCTCAGCTTTATATGTTCTCTTTTTCTATCTATATTATGAGCGAATTATGTTCGCAGAAGAATTTTTCTTAAGAAATAAATTTACAAAAGGTTACTTGGATTGGGCGAATTCCACTCCAGCATTCATACCAAGTTTCAAAAATTATAAAAAAGCGAGCCTACCATTTTCTTTTCGCAATATTATAAAACGAGAATATCCAGGATTGTTTGGTTTGGTTGTTGTTTTTACGTTGTTTGATATTGCGATCTTGTATTTCAATGAAACTGGAAGATTTGCTGCTGGTTTTTTTGAAGCATTGCGAATCGAACAGATTGTATTTTTCTTGATTGGTTTGGCTTTTTATATTGTTGTAAGATTGATTGTGAAGACTACCAAATGGCTTCATGTCGAAGGAAGATGA